One stretch of Schizosaccharomyces pombe strain 972h- genome assembly, chromosome: III DNA includes these proteins:
- the ssl1 gene encoding transcription factor TFIIH complex subunit Ssl1 has translation MNENQKSFDSDKSESEDEQKNGRVKVRSRKTDDNEGYTWEGEYQRSWDIVQEDAEGSLVGVIAGLIQSGKRKRLLRDTTPLQRGIIRHMVLVLDLSNSMEERDFHHKRFDLQIKYASEFVLEFFEQNPISQLSIIGVMDGIAHRITDLHGNPQSHIQKLKSLRDCSGNFSLQNALEMARASLSHIASHGTREVLIIFGSILSSDPGDIFKTIDALVHDSIRVRIVGLAAEVAICKEICNKTNSSTKNAYGVVISEQHFRELLLESTIPPATDSAKTTDASLVMMGFPSKVVEQLPSLCACHSIPSRGGFHCPRCKAKVCTLPIECPSCSLVLILSTHLARSYHHLFPLKNWSEIPWSANPKSTHCFACQLPFPKPPVSPFDESTSSMRYACPSCKNHFCLDCDVFAHEQLHECYGCQCSGN, from the exons ATGAATGAGAAccaaaaaagttttgaCTCTGACAAGTCGGAAAGCGAGgatgaacaaaaaaatggaagagTTAAAGTAAGAAGCAGGAAAACTGACGATAATGAGGGTTATACTTGGGAAGGTGAATATCAGCGTTCTTGGGATATCGTACAGGAGGACGCAGAGGGTAGTTTAGTAGGCGTTATCGCTGGGCTTATTCAAAGCGGGAAACGTAAAAG ACTTCTTAGAGATACAACTCCGTTACAACGAGGTATTATTAGACACATGGTCTTGGTGTTAGATTTGAGCAACTCTATGGAGGAGCGTGATTTTCATCATAAGCGGTTCGACCTTCAGATAAAGTATGCTTCTGAATTTGTTCTTGagttttttgaacaaaatcCTATTTCCCAATTATCGATTATAGGCGTAATGGATGGAATCGCTCATCGGATAACTGATTTGCATGGGAATCCTCAATCGCATATTCAGAAGCTTAAATCTCTTCGAGATTGTAGTGGAAACTTCTCTCTTCAAAATGCTCTCGAAATGGCTAGAGCTTCTTTATCACACATTGCTTCCCATGGCACTAGAGAAGTCCTTATCATTTTTGGTTCCATCTTATCATCAGACCCTGGCGACATTTTCAAGACGATTGATGCTCTGGTTCATGATTCTATTCGTGTCCGTATCGTTGGTTTGGCTGCTGAAGTCGCCatttgtaaagaaatttgtaataaaaCTAACTCATCTACGAAAAATGCCTACGGCGTAGTCATCAGTGAACAACATTTTCGCGAACTTCTACTCGAAAGCACAATACCTCCTGCTACTGATTCGGCTAAAACCACTGATGCTTCTTTGGTAATGATGGGATTTCCTTCTAAGGTCGTTGAGCAATTGCCAAGTCTTTGTGCTTGCCATTCAATTCCGTCTCGTGGTGGGTTTCATTGTCCTCGTTGTAAAGCAAAAGTTTGTACTTTACCGATCGAATGCCCTAGTTGTTCTCTCGTTCTAATCCTTTCAACACATCTTGCTCGATCTTATCATCATTTGTTTCCATTGAAAAACTGGAGCGAAATTCCTTGGTCCGCAAATCCAAAGTCCACTCATTGCTTTGCGTGTCAGTTACCTTTTCCGAAGCCGCCGGTTTCACCGTTTGACGAATCTACTTCATCGATGCGGTATGCATGTCCCTCGtgtaaaaatcatttttgtttggatTGCGATGTTTTTGCGCATGAACAACTTCATGAGTGTTATGGATGCCAATGCTCCGGAAATTAA
- the mpf2 gene encoding meiotic pumilio family RNA-binding protein Mpf2 produces MQSIDLRLPSTSANHSISESLEHSKSELNELSNVSESESYFDITKKLHALSTVVQRQQREIDNQKRDLCTKTKHIEELQTLLSNANIMSDGASSQNDAFAHNPSTSVSVELVRPVVGTKKHAVYATSAPKSMSLQDSLSVPSATALADVSSSLNYSRKLSSNSIKSTNAPVFGTAVKNVTGENILSASSSEENLNSNRNGDPKFRFSVSPWISSSNFNPYEASLANFQSDNCKLKSHNSLPSIRTNVRYSNSKPSTPLSPEDVDLGTYTVKNRDSWSNEVNLSASTNNLSTNTSGTLKPYSLSSSRSSSYSKGVNSAASLQSIWETMNNSNPSVIPESTSSREPAARYRKISERNAVYDWNVIIDKIIVSNDQQSSIFLQQKLKISSYDMKQNIVDSIISQIHPLMLNRFGNFLVQRCFEHGTAPQIRQMGSAMLGNMLKLATDPFGCHVVQKAIDNVTEDIKLAMMDELFLTIDVTIMHHYACHVWQKLFETQWYEYPVNVMNRVNNALRGKWHEVAVGENGSLVVQNMFENCVEKDKRECIEEIIFHLDGIARGQWGNWVVQHMVENGQGEDLKRVIDALLNRAVEFSIDQFASKVIEKAIKSGPKNFISLYLKQITNARVDRTRQPLIDIASDQYGNYLIQQIIQLGQPAEKNLVITHIKKHMVSLRGSKYGQKVAYLVEKWNSQKQVSSVINYNCNTDL; encoded by the coding sequence ATGCAGTCAATTGATTTAAGGCTACCTTCGACTTCTGCAAATCATTCAATCTCTGAATCGCTGGAGCATTCCAAGTCAGAATTAAATGAACTTTCAAATGTTAGTGAAAGCGAATCTTATTTCGATATTACAAAGAAACTCCATGCATTAAGCACTGTTGTTCAACGTCAACAACGAGAGATCGACAATCAGAAAAGAGATTTGTGTACCAAAACGAAACATATTGAAGAATTACAAACGCTCTTGTCTAATGCAAATATCATGTCTGATGGGGCTTCTTCTCAAAATGATGCATTTGCTCATAACCCATCTACCTCTGTTTCTGTAGAATTAGTTCGACCTGTTGTTGGGACTAAAAAGCATGCAGTATACGCAACTTCAGCTCCTAAGAGCATGTCATTGCAGGATTCTTTGTCTGTTCCTTCGGCAACTGCTTTGGCTGATGTTTCAAGTTCGTTGAATTATTCTCGAAAATTAAGTTCGAACAGTATTAAATCCACGAATGCTCCTGTATTTGGAACAGCAGTCAAAAACGTAACAGGTGAAAATATATTGTCTGCATCTTCTTCTGAGGAAAATTTGAACTCTAATAGAAACGGAGATCCaaaatttcgtttttcAGTTTCACCATGGATATCTTCTTCGAATTTTAACCCTTATGAGGCTTCGTTAGCTAATTTCCAATCGGACAATTGCAAGCTAAAATCCCATAACTCATTACCATCGATCCGTACCAATGTTCGATATAGCAATTCTAAACCGTCAACACCATTATCTCCAGAGGATGTCGATCTTGGAACTTATACAGTTAAGAACCGTGATAGTTGGTCGAATGAAGTGAATCTCTCGGCATCCACAAATAACTTGAGTACGAATACGTCTGGCACGTTAAAGCCATACTCACTCAGCTCTTCTCGGAGTTCTTCGTACTCGAAAGGAGTAAATAGTGCCGCCAGTTTACAGTCCATATGGGAAACTATGAATAACTCGAACCCATCTGTCATCCCCGAGTCTACTTCTTCAAGAGAACCAGCTGCCCGATACAGAAAAATCTCTGAAAGGAATGCTGTATATGATTGGAATGTtataattgataaaattattgtaaGCAATGATCAGCAATCTTCGATATTCCTTCAACAGAAGCtgaaaatttcttcttatgatatgaaacaaaacattGTTGATTCCATAATATCTCAAATCCATCCTCTGATGCTTAACCGCTTTGGGAATTTCTTAGTTCAAAGATGTTTTGAGCATGGCACTGCCCCACAAATTCGACAAATGGGATCTGCCATGTTGGGAAATATGTTAAAATTGGCAACAGATCCTTTCGGATGCCACGTTGTTCAAAAGGCAATAGATAATGTGACAGAAGATATTAAACTGGCTATGATGGACGAGTTATTCCTCACTATTGATGTTACAATAATGCACCACTATGCATGCCATGTCTGgcaaaaattgtttgaaaCGCAATGGTACGAGTATCCAGTTAATGTCATGAATCGCGTAAACAATGCCTTGAGAGGAAAATGGCACGAAGTTGCAGTCGGGGAAAATGGAAGTCTCGTAGTCCAAAATATGTTTGAGAACTGTGTAGAGAAAGATAAGCGTGAATGCATTGAGGAAatcatttttcatttagACGGTATTGCACGTGGTCAATGGGGAAACTGGGTGGTGCAACACATGGTAGAAAACGGACAAGGAGAGGATTTGAAAAGAGTCATTGATGCATTATTGAATCGTGCAGTGGAATTTAGTATTGACCAATTTGCCTCTAAGGTCAttgaaaaagcaattaaGTCTGGcccaaaaaatttcatttccttatatctaaaacaaattacaAACGCGAGAGTTGACCGAACAAGGCAGCCTTTAATCGATATTGCATCTGATCAGTATGGCAACTATTTAATTCAGCAAATAATTCAACTTGGTCAACCAGCTGAGAAAAACCTTGTCATTACGCATATAAAAAAGCACATGGTTTCTCTTCGGGGAAGCAAGTACGGTCAGAAGGTTGCTTATTTAGTCGAGAAATGGAATTCTCAAAAACAGGTTTCCTCTGTAATCAACTACAACTGCAATACTGACCTCTGA
- the ggc1 gene encoding guanine nucleotide transporter — protein MAPVQLKNKESQTARIVGSASAGILELSLFHPVDTISKRLMSNHGKITSLTQLNTVIFRDAASAPLLQKATSLFPGLGYAACYKIVQRIYKYSGQPIVKDFLNENYRHTFDKTFGKGSGKAIMHATAGSIVGIGEIFLLPLDVLKIKRQTNPAAFKGRGVFRILADEKFALYRGWGWTAARNAPGSFALFGGNAFAKEYIFKLKDYSQATFFQNFFTSIAGASASLIVSAPLDVIKTRIQNKNFDNPQSGFTILKNMLKFEGPTSFFKGLTPKLLTTGPKLVFSFTMAQTLIPFFDKLLK, from the exons ATGGCTCCTGTTCAgttgaaaaacaaagagTCGCAAACCGCTCGAATTGTGGGATCAGCATCTGCCGGAATTCTCGAACTTTCACTCTTTCATCCTGTTGATACAATTTCCAAGCGTTTGATGTCAAATCATGGAAAAATTACTTCTTTAACTCAACTTAACACTGTAATTTTCAGAGATGCTGCCTCTGCTCCTCTACTCCAAAAGGCTACCTCTCTTTTTCCTGGTTTGGGCTATGCTGCTTGCTACAAAATTGTACAAcgtatttataaatatagcGGTCAACCAATT GTAAAAGactttttgaatgaaaattatAGACATACTTTTGataaaacttttggaaAGGGATCTGGAAAAGCCATTATGCATGCTACTGCTGGAAG TATCGTTGGAATTGGAGAGATCTTCCTCCTTCCCTTAGACGTCCTGAAAATTAAGCGCCAAACCAATCCTGCAGCTTTTAAAGGTCGCGGTGTTTTCAGAATTCTCGCTGATGAGAAATTTGCGTTGTATCGTGGATGGGGATGGACTGCCGCCCGCAATGCCCCAGGTTCTTTTGCACTCTTTGGTGGTAACGCTTTTGCTAAGGAGTACATATTTAAACTAAAGGATTACTCTCAAGccactttttttcaaaattttttcaccTCAATCGCTGGTGCTTCTGCTAGTTTGATTGTCTCTGCCCCTCTCGATGTTATTAAAACTCGTATTCAAAATAAGAATTTTGATAACCCTCAATCCGGGTTTactattttgaaaaatatgctTAAATTCGAAGGACCTACCTCGTTCTTTAAAGGGTTGACTCCCAAATTGTTGACAACTGGTCCTAAGcttgttttttcatttaccaTGGCTCAAACCCTTATCCCCTTCTTTGATaagcttttgaaataa
- the rpn8 gene encoding proteasome regulatory subunit Rpn8: MPPAVSSETSTIVPQQVIVHPLVLLSAVDSYNRSAKGTKRRVVGILLGQNNGDVVNVANSYAIPFEEDEKNASVWFLDHNFMESMNEMFKKINANEKLVGWYHTGPQLRPSDLEINNLLKKYIPNPVLVIIDVKPKSVGLPTNAYFAIDEIEDDGSKSSRTFVHLPSSIEAEEAEEIGVEHLLRDTRDASVGTLATRVTQQAQSLQGLGQRLTEIADYLRKVVDGQLPINHAILAELQSVFNLLPNIFSGPVVSEQALESEAQRAFNVNSNDQLMSIYISSIVRAVIALHDLLDSLAASKAMEQQDIKPTVQNGEVSANAEQKA; this comes from the exons ATGCCTCCTGCAGTGAGCTCTGAAACCTCTACAATCGTCCCACAGCAAGTT ATTGTGCATCCATTAGTACTTCTGTCAGCAGTAGATTCTTATAATCGATCTGCCAAGGGAACCAAAAGACGGGTCGTTGGTATTCTATTGGGTCAAAATAATGGCGACGTTGTAAACGTGGCCAATAGTTATGCTATACCATTtgaggaagatgaaaagaatGCATCGGTTTGGTTTTTGGACCATAATTTTATGGAATCAATGAATgaaatgtttaaaaaaatcaatgcaaatgaaaaattagttGGCTGGTATCATACTGGACCACAACTCCGACCCTCTGATTTGGAAATCAACAacttacttaaaaaatacataccCAATCCCGTTCTTGTCATTATCGATGTAAAGCCCAAATCAGTGGGTCTTCCGACTAATGCCTACTTTGCcattgatgaaattgaagacGACGGCTCTAAGTCCAGCAGAACTTTTGTTCATCTACCCTCCAGTATAGAGGCAGAGGAAGCAGAGGAAATTGGTGTTGAACACTTGTTACGTGATACTCGTGATGCATCCGTTGGTACTTTAGCGACAAGAGTTACCCAGCAGGCACAATCTTTACAAGGCCTTGGGCAGCGTCTCACTGAAATCGCAGATTACTTAAGGAAAGTCGTGGATGGGCAACTACCTATAAATCATGCTATCCTTGCCGAGCTTCAGAGTGTGTTTAATCTTTTGCCTAACATTTTTAGCGGTCCTGTGGTTTCAGAACAGGCCTTGGAATCAGAGGCACAACGTGCTTTCAATGTGAATTCCAATGATCAGTTGATGTCCATTTATATTTCCAGCATCGTGAGGGCCGTGATTGCTCTTCATGATCTTTTGGATTCTTTGGCTGCTAGTAAAGCTATGGAACAGCAGGACATAAAGCCAACTGTTCAAAATGGAGAAGTTTCGGCTAATGCCGAACAAAAGGCTTAA
- the ctl1 gene encoding choline transmembrane transporter family protein: MFSDYASRFLAQSRFSSVDQRNFKYPTSRSNLQSVSIDRNSSIDSHETDLSAGSSSLHGLNSLIDSGSIHWQLREQEQSNSHISRNENELFSKENSIYNGNFSENLGVQPNPQTISHESVNEEYTELPYDAHLPSEQKVPDRKWGLTFGFLTLALFTYSFLMVWRTNPNIPPATSPYAAIQKAFPLFHKDAIICMMLSVIWLFCLVAIPRFLYFLLASVPLTMFAFAVYLLKASRIHLETSIQPKLMLLTGIILLVAPILLSYYVWRRRIHFETSFNIIRLACRVIADIPQITLIFISFLFSFYVLIFIWVRLFARLFLRGSTLVGSVWVLPRSSWVLASFYSLHFLWLCTFFHALQCAIISSIVSQWFFYRDTKSSATKTNLVSHFFYHVVSNQYGLCAFSSFLVVITKVPLHFLPTWLRHVSRIVYYMFSKTSASYVTSPLTLAYASIYSVPYMNASKALYQIEQLNRVGLRRRSYYFSKYTLLAARSLLAIGVGVTSWNYSIHENGVFYGYIVGLLGGFLAWLIIGAIEGGLSMIVDALLICSIIDISSCQGDPNGSHCFEAWQLFESNGY; this comes from the exons ATGTTTAGCGATT ATGCTTCGCGTTTTCTTGCACAATCAAGATTCTCTTCTGTTGACCAGcgcaattttaaatatccTACCTCAAGATCGAATCTTCAGAGTGTTAGCATAGACAGAAATAGCTCAATTGATAGTCATGAGACTGATTTGAGCGCCGGGTCTTCGAGTTTGCATGGTTTGAACTCCTTGATAGATTCTGGGTCTATCCATTGGCAATTACGAGAACAAGAGCAGTCAAACTCTCATATTTCAAGGAACGAAAACGAgttattttctaaagagAATTCTATTTACAATGGAAATTTCTCCGAAAATTTAGGTGTTCAACCGAATCCACAGACTATATCTCATGAAAGCGtaaatgaagaatataCGGAATTACCTTATGATGCCCATCTTCCATCAGAACAGAAGGTTCCAGATCGAAAATGGGGATTAACATTTGGATTTTTGACGTTGGCTCTCTTTACCTATAGCTTCCTGATGGTTTGGCGGACAAATCCTAATATTCCTCCAGCCACTTCTCCTTACGCAGCAATACAAAAAGCATTTCCATTATTTCATAAAGATGCGATTATTTGTATGATGCTTTCAGTTATATGGCTCTTCTGTCTTGTCGCAATTCCTCGTTTTCTGTACTTCCTGCTAGCATCGGTCCCATTGACCATGTTTGCTTTTGCTGTCTACTTGTTAAAAGCGTCTAGGATCCACTTGGAAACGTCAATTCAACCAAAGTTGATGCTATTAACTGGGATAATTTTGCTTGTTGCACCCATTCTGCTTTCATATTATGTTTGGCGGCGTCGTATTCATTTTGAAACTTCCTTTAATATTATTCGGCTTGCTTGTCGTGTTATAGCTGATATTCCTCAAATCACTTTAATATTCATCAGCTTCTTGTTTTCGTTTTATGTTTTAATCTTTATATGGGTAAGATTGTTTGCCCGCTTATTTTTGCGCGGTTCTACCCTTGTTGGTTCTGTATGGGTTTTGCCGAGAAGTTCTTGGGTCTTGGCCTCCTTTTATTCACTTCATTTCTTATGGTTGTGCACATTTTTTCATGCTCTTCAATG CGctattatttcttcaattgtTTCTCAATGGTTTTTTTATCGTGATACTAAGTCTTCGGCTACCAAAACCAATTTAGTTTCTCACTTTTTCTATCACGTTGTTTCCAATCAGTATGGTTTATGTGccttttcttcctttttagTTGTTATCACCAAAGTACCATTGCATTTCCTACCCACATGGCTAAGACACGTTTCGCGTATTGTATATTATATGTTTTCAAAGACGTCTGCTTCGTATGTCACATCTCCTCTTACCCTAGCATACGCATCAATTTACTCAGTCCCGTACATGAATGCGTCCAAGGCTTTGTATCAAATCGAACAATTGAACCGAGTAGGATTACGCCGACGTTCCTactatttttctaaatacaCTTTGCTAGCCGCTCGTTCCCTCCTCGCTATAGGAGTTGGCGTTACTTCGTGGAATTATTCCATTCATGAAAATGGTGTCTTTTATGGCTACATTGTAGGACTTTTAGGCGGATTCCTTGCTTGGCTTATCATTGGCGCCATAGAGGGCGGCCTCAGCATGAT TGTGGATGCGTTACTTATATGCTCTATTATCGATATTTCTAGCTGCCAAGGAGATCCTAATGGTTCTCACTGTTTCGAGGCATGGCAGCTTTTTGAATCAAATGGAtattaa
- the ubp16 gene encoding ubiquitin hydrolase Ubp16, giving the protein MSLATLQGQSLDFAVKHSLDDLLKNPVRFRPAVVSSPSVPEGTYTVLNNPKQSTVSRKSFSAPTSPTRNKRSGSSSQEYKKSSGTRGDGANDFVDEDPAFIPPARILFPEEKLSMEWDNIMPNAPGLVNLGNTCFMNSVLQLMTQTPPLVQYLLSGQHSLSCRMNACVLCRMEQHVARAYPNKGTKRASAFKPSGIQSMLKVISSHFRPYRQEDAHEFMRYLVDAWQKSCLQNHKNLDHPSRETSVVHRIFGGYLRQQILCSVCKKPSNTYQALLDLSVDAKGSSLADSLKHFVHAEKLTKQNKYRCENCKQLVDASKQMTIYRAPNILTIHFKRFTFNGFQSSKISKQISYPESFNLGPYMSDPNCSCWYELIGVLVHAGGSTRSGHYYSFCKSSNGVWLKFDDDFVSNSSIDRVLNQQAYILQYKRKSTSSSKHKLNTENTVTKTSNKKRRKISF; this is encoded by the coding sequence ATGTCGCTTGCTACTTTACAAGGACAGTCACTAGATTTTGCAGTCAAGCATTCACTAGATGATTTGCTTAAAAATCCCGTTCGCTTTCGTCCCGCGGTTGTTTCCTCACCATCGGTTCCTGAAGGTACTTACACTGTCTTAAACAATCCAAAGCAATCTACTGTTAGCCGTAAGTCATTTTCAGCGCCTACTTCCCCAACTAGAAACAAACGTTCTGGTTCTTCTTCCCAGGaatacaaaaaatcttCAGGAACAAGGGGTGATGGAGCTAATGATTTTGTGGATGAGGATCCTGCTTTTATACCTCCGGCTCGCATTCTATTTCccgaagaaaaattgtCGATGGAATGGGATAATATCATGCCCAATGCTCCGGGGCTCGTAAATCTCGGTAATACTTGTTTCATGAATTCAGTACTTCAGTTGATGACTCAAACTCCACCGTTGGTTCAATATCTTTTATCCGGTCAACATTCTTTATCCTGCCGTATGAATGCATGTGTACTCTGTAGAATGGAGCAACATGTCGCCCGTGCCTATCCCAACAAAGGCACCAAACGAGCTTCGGCCTTCAAACCTTCAGGTATACAAAGTATGCTCAAAGTAATTTCCAGTCATTTCCGCCCATATCGCCAAGAAGATGCTCATGAATTTATGCGATATTTGGTTGATGCTTGGCAAAAGTCTTGTCTTCAAAACCATAAAAATCTTGATCATCCAAGCAGGGAGACTTCGGTAGTACACAGAATTTTTGGTGGTTACCTACGCCAGCAGATTCTATGCTCAGTTTGTAAAAAACCTTCCAACACCTACCAAGCTTTACTTGACTTATCTGTGGATGCGAAGGGCTCCTCCTTGGCAGATTCCTTAAAGCATTTTGTGCATGCAGAAAAACTTaccaaacaaaacaaatatcGATGTGAAAATTGTAAGCAACTGGTGGATGCGTCCAAGCAAATGACTATTTATCGGGCaccaaatattttaacCATTCACTTCAAGCGGTTCACATTCAACGGTTTCCAATCTAGCAAAATCAGTAAGCAAATTTCATACCCTGAATCATTCAATCTCGGTCCGTATATGTCAGATCCCAATTGTTCTTGTTGGTACGAATTAATTGGGGTTCTTGTACATGCAGGCGGAAGTACCCGAAGCGGCCATTATTATTCGTTTTGCAAAAGTAGTAATGGTGTTTGGCTTAAATTTGACGATGATTTCGTTTCCAATTCCAGTATTGATCGAGTTTTGAATCAACAGGCCTATATTTTGCAATACAAGAGGAAATCAACTTCATCGTCTAAACACAAGCTAAACACCGAAAACACGGTTACCAAAACttctaataaaaaacggagaaaaatttcattttaa
- the laf2 gene encoding Clr6-associated factor 2 Laf2, which produces MQILKDQENLNPDGGSFVLITPPLSPPKQKSLSYTNISRRHGMRACMKGIVYEVYKNQPKLWLQQELIWLRRKRIHPIPKARRNNHVGRWANRHSNVSSSSGSRGRSSVSSRDSSPSYSGALRSAERSISSSPSTIEARRRKSARGNGLNGAIDVANLPFEELPNFCPDMSVLDNRTHPRTLKAEWKGPPLDLSDDPYRDLLHPAELHLASTLRLPCLIYLDNKKRIFAEWHHRRQQGLTFRKTDAQRASRVDVNKASRLWKAFHEVGFFDD; this is translated from the coding sequence atgcaaattttaaaagatcaGGAGAACTTAAATCCCGATGGAGGTAgctttgttttaattacaCCGCCATTGTCTCCTCCTAAACAGAAATCTTTATCATATACAAATATTTCGAGGAGACATGGCATGCGAGCTTGCATGAAAGGAATTGTTTACGaagtttacaaaaatcAACCGAAACTTTGGTTGCAGCAAGAATTAATATGGTTGCGTCGTAAACGGATTCATCCAATTCCTAAAGCTCGTCGTAATAATCATGTAGGTCGATGGGCTAACAGGCATTCCAATGTCTCTTCATCTTCTGGCTCTCGCGGACGCAGTAGTGTCTCTTCTCGAGACTCGTCACCAAGTTACAGCGGTGCTCTCCGGTCTGCTGAAAGAAGCATCTCTTCTAGTCCTTCCACTATTGAGGCCCGTAGAAGAAAATCGGCTCGTGGAAATGGGCTTAATGGTGCCATCGATGTTGCCAACCTTCCCTTTGAAGAGTTGCCGAATTTCTGTCCTGACATGTCTGTACTGGACAACCGTACGCATCCTCGTACACTAAAAGCTGAGTGGAAAGGTCCGCCTTTGGACCTTAGTGATGACCCTTATCGCGATCTCTTGCACCCTGCTGAATTACATTTGGCTTCGACTCTTCGTCTTCCATGTTTGATTTATCTtgataacaaaaaaagaatatttgCGGAATGGCATCATCGTCGTCAACAAGGACTTACTTTTCGAAAAACTGATGCTCAAAGGGCTAGTCGAGTTGACGTAAACAAAGCCAGCCGTTTATGGAAGGCATTTCATGAAGTCGGCTTTTTCGACGATTAA
- the rpl1902 gene encoding 60S ribosomal protein L19 → MANLRTQKRLAASVLKCGKRKVWMDPNEISEISNANSRQNIRKLVKDGLVIRKPNLMHSRFRIRKTHAAKRLGRHTGYGKRKGTAEARMPSTVVWMRRQRVLRRLLRKYRESGKIDKHLYHTLYLEAKGNTFKHKRALIEHIQRAKAEANRTKLIQEQQDARRARAKAARQRRAKAVEEKREQIYTAAEKIEE, encoded by the coding sequence ATGGCAAATCTGAGAACACAGAAGCGTCTTGCTGCCTCTGTTTTAAAATGCGGCAAGCGCAAAGTTTGGATGGATCCCAATGAGATCAGTGAAATTAGCAATGCTAACAGCCGTCAAAATATCCGCAAATTGGTCAAGGATGGTTTGGTCATTCGCAAGCCCAATTTGATGCACTCTCGTTTCCGTATCCGTAAAACTCATGCTGCCAAGCGTCTTGGTCGTCACACCGGTTATGGTAAGCGTAAGGGTACTGCTGAGGCTCGTATGCCCTCTACTGTTGTTTGGATGCGTCGTCAACGTGTCTTGCGTCGTCTCCTTCGCAAGTACCGTGAGTCTGGTAAGATAGATAAGCATCTTTACCACACTCTTTATTTGGAAGCCAAGGGTAACACCTTCAAGCACAAACGTGCCTTGATTGAACATATCCAACGTGCCAAGGCCGAGGCCAACCGTACCAAGTTGATCCAAGAGCAACAAGATGCTCGTCGTGCTCGTGCCAAGGCTGCCCGTCAACGTAGAGCCAAGGctgttgaagaaaaacGTGAGCAAATTTACACTGCTGCCGAAAAGATCGAGGAATAA